A single genomic interval of Leptospira dzoumogneensis harbors:
- a CDS encoding PAS domain-containing protein codes for MPDILLICDSSGRILHINENGRKILSIASIESAKSMSITDLLSETDQKYFETVILPNVSKSGEFEGRGLHLMKKDGSFLQTKQHAYLMPEKSYLFVFTEDKESEAGKKEALYKAFQQSQNGMFLTDKEGVILAVNKQFEKISGLKENELIGKTPKAFQSGAGASKTFYDEFWESVLQGSVSISNSNLKNSFVKDWKQNVLPIKDRNGEVSSFLSTILANPELSESGEAKNNSDFAKSPSDTFRKYEGMDREALIGILRDKTKLTKKETEICAGIASGKDKSRISEDLGIHPGTMKNHLKSIYRKTIDLEKEIPGPERDKLQRLTIYLFRLLGE; via the coding sequence ATGCCCGATATTTTGTTAATTTGCGATTCGAGCGGAAGGATCCTTCATATTAACGAGAATGGAAGGAAGATACTTAGTATCGCCTCGATAGAATCCGCTAAGAGTATGAGTATTACAGATCTTCTTTCCGAGACGGATCAAAAATATTTCGAAACAGTTATACTACCTAATGTAAGCAAGTCCGGAGAGTTTGAAGGAAGAGGACTTCATTTAATGAAGAAGGACGGAAGTTTCCTTCAAACAAAACAACATGCTTATCTAATGCCGGAGAAATCTTATCTATTCGTATTTACGGAAGATAAAGAATCGGAGGCGGGGAAGAAGGAAGCCTTATACAAAGCGTTCCAACAATCCCAGAACGGAATGTTCTTAACCGATAAGGAAGGTGTGATCCTTGCGGTGAATAAACAATTCGAAAAAATTTCCGGCTTAAAAGAGAATGAACTCATAGGAAAAACCCCTAAAGCATTCCAATCCGGAGCGGGGGCATCCAAAACTTTTTATGACGAGTTTTGGGAATCCGTTTTGCAAGGTTCGGTCTCTATCTCTAATTCGAATCTCAAAAATAGTTTCGTAAAAGATTGGAAACAAAATGTTCTTCCTATCAAAGATCGTAATGGAGAAGTTTCCAGCTTCTTAAGCACTATACTTGCGAATCCTGAACTTTCAGAATCCGGAGAAGCAAAGAATAATTCGGATTTTGCAAAATCTCCATCCGATACTTTCAGAAAATACGAAGGTATGGATAGAGAAGCCCTTATCGGAATTTTAAGAGATAAAACTAAACTCACCAAAAAAGAAACAGAGATCTGTGCGGGAATCGCTTCCGGTAAGGATAAGAGTCGTATCAGCGAAGACTTGGGTATCCATCCAGGGACTATGAAAAACCATCTTAAATCGATTTATAGAAAAACTATCGATCTAGAAAAAGAGATCCCAGGCCCGGAGCGAGATAAGCTTCAGAGACTTACGATCTATTTATTCCGTCTACTCGGGGAATAA
- the msrA gene encoding peptide-methionine (S)-S-oxide reductase MsrA, with the protein MRTNLFKLIRLESILIIFVIFSFSNILYSKDTPKTETAIFAGGCFWCMEGPFEKLPGVISVISGYTGGKEINPTYEDVGYGRTGHRESVLITYDPKKIDYAKLLDTYWRQIDPTDSGGQFADRGNQYKAAIYYKNEVQRKLAQEFKDKIGASKKFSSPIAVEILQASEFYPAEEYHQDYYKKNPAHYKQYRKGSGREDYVIKTWGEKSQR; encoded by the coding sequence ATGAGAACGAATTTGTTCAAACTTATAAGATTAGAATCCATACTTATAATATTCGTAATATTTAGTTTTTCGAATATTCTTTATTCCAAAGATACTCCCAAAACAGAAACAGCCATTTTTGCAGGCGGATGTTTCTGGTGTATGGAAGGACCTTTTGAAAAACTGCCGGGCGTCATATCCGTAATCTCAGGTTACACCGGCGGAAAAGAAATCAACCCCACTTACGAAGATGTAGGATACGGGAGAACAGGACATAGGGAATCAGTCCTGATCACATACGATCCTAAAAAAATCGATTATGCAAAACTTTTGGACACGTATTGGAGACAGATAGATCCAACGGATTCAGGGGGACAATTCGCAGATAGAGGCAACCAATACAAAGCAGCCATCTATTATAAGAATGAGGTGCAAAGAAAATTGGCCCAGGAGTTTAAGGATAAAATAGGAGCTTCTAAAAAATTCTCCTCTCCTATCGCGGTAGAAATATTACAAGCATCAGAATTTTATCCTGCAGAGGAATATCACCAGGACTATTATAAAAAGAACCCTGCGCATTATAAACAATACAGAAAGGGTTCCGGAAGAGAAGATTATGTGATCAAAACCTGGGGAGAAAAGTCGCAGAGATAG